The Chryseobacterium aureum genome contains a region encoding:
- the blaIND gene encoding IND family subclass B1 metallo-beta-lactamase, producing the protein MKKKSIPFFIVSMLLSLLANAQGRDFVIEPQIKPNFYIYKSFGVFGGKEYSANAVYLVTQKGVVLFDVPWQKTQYQSLLDTIQKRHNLPVIAVFATHSHEDRAGDLSFYNNKGIKTYATAKTNQLLKKEGKAVSTEIIEPGKTYRIGGEKFVIDFLGEGHTADNVVVWFPKYNILDGGCLVKSRIAENLGYTGEANVAQWPQTMAKLKAKYSKAALVIPGHDEWKGGGHIEHTLDLLNRK; encoded by the coding sequence ATGAAGAAGAAAAGCATTCCGTTTTTTATAGTTTCGATGCTGCTAAGTCTATTAGCGAATGCTCAGGGAAGAGATTTTGTAATTGAACCGCAGATTAAGCCTAATTTTTATATTTATAAGTCCTTCGGAGTATTCGGTGGAAAAGAATATTCTGCCAATGCCGTTTATCTGGTGACCCAAAAAGGAGTTGTCCTGTTTGATGTTCCATGGCAGAAAACACAGTATCAAAGTTTACTGGACACTATTCAGAAACGCCATAACCTTCCTGTTATAGCCGTTTTTGCAACCCATTCCCATGAAGACAGAGCCGGAGATCTAAGTTTTTACAATAACAAAGGAATTAAAACCTATGCAACTGCCAAAACCAACCAACTGCTGAAGAAAGAAGGAAAGGCTGTGTCTACGGAAATTATAGAGCCGGGAAAAACATACCGCATTGGCGGAGAGAAATTTGTAATAGACTTTCTTGGTGAAGGACACACAGCAGATAATGTAGTGGTATGGTTTCCCAAGTACAATATATTGGACGGAGGATGTCTTGTAAAAAGCAGGATCGCAGAAAATCTGGGGTACACCGGAGAAGCCAATGTTGCCCAATGGCCGCAAACCATGGCAAAACTGAAAGCTAAATATTCAAAAGCTGCTCTTGTAATTCCAGGTCATGATGAATGGAAAGGAGGTGGACACATAGAACACACATTGGATCTTTTGAACAGGAAATAA
- a CDS encoding S1/P1 nuclease codes for MKSIYSKILILAFMASSLYSYAWGLTGHRVIADIAENHLSRKARREIKKIMGKERLAYWANWPDFIKSDTTGAWKQASSWHYVNIDPMTDFKAFDQNLKAQAGPSLYTQVNTLSSQIKDKNTSEKDRKIALIFLIHIMGDLAQPLHVGRAEDLGGNKINVTYFGEKTNLHSVWDGKLVDSQKYSYTEYSQLLDIKSKEEVAQIQSGTLEDWLYDSHKIANKIYAQTPNDSKLSYDYQYKFNDTVERQLLYGGLRLAKVLNELF; via the coding sequence ATGAAAAGTATTTATTCTAAAATTCTGATTTTAGCATTCATGGCCTCTTCACTTTATTCTTATGCGTGGGGATTAACGGGGCACAGGGTGATTGCAGACATTGCAGAAAACCACCTTTCCCGCAAAGCGAGAAGAGAGATTAAAAAGATCATGGGGAAAGAGCGTCTGGCTTACTGGGCCAACTGGCCGGACTTCATCAAATCTGATACTACAGGAGCATGGAAGCAGGCTTCATCATGGCATTATGTAAACATTGATCCGATGACGGATTTTAAAGCTTTTGACCAAAACCTGAAAGCACAGGCAGGACCAAGCCTTTACACCCAGGTAAATACCCTTTCCAGCCAGATTAAAGATAAGAACACTTCTGAAAAAGACAGAAAAATTGCTTTAATCTTCCTTATTCACATCATGGGAGACCTTGCTCAGCCTTTACACGTAGGAAGAGCAGAAGATTTGGGCGGAAATAAAATCAATGTTACCTATTTCGGGGAAAAAACCAATTTACACTCAGTGTGGGACGGAAAATTGGTAGACTCTCAAAAATACAGCTATACAGAATATTCTCAACTTTTGGATATCAAATCTAAAGAAGAAGTAGCACAGATCCAATCCGGAACACTGGAAGACTGGCTGTATGATTCTCATAAAATTGCCAACAAAATCTACGCACAGACCCCTAACGATTCTAAGCTGTCCTATGACTATCAGTATAAATTCAATGATACTGTAGAAAGACAATTATTGTACGGAGGATTAAGACTGGCTAAAGTTTTAAACGAGCTTTTTTAA
- a CDS encoding TssN family type VI secretion system protein codes for MEISSVKGIFLRYILMPLIAIIMMVILGVIRRNKPAIKIKVIIIYVLLCSLCLAVPGVFGFAGNLFNPYWYLIAQVIYLILGIIHVNLLHKYFKKHIESLSMSILFESILSLTCIALGGYLFTLIFNWMSKGTGYAVMAATSMAIFVVPMVFYYCYIQFISIPFDIYKTWRYSPEQKLPDFEGADFDRLMVLNVELSKKLEDTNRFRIKAKTLPTGVTFGDWFYRVVDDYNHKNPGSIIHLSDEGNDPYYWIFYTKKSFFSFRKYIDFDHDISTNSISENEVVICKRVIQHEEEGVAKK; via the coding sequence ATGGAAATTTCTTCAGTAAAAGGTATTTTTTTAAGGTATATCTTAATGCCTTTAATCGCAATTATTATGATGGTTATACTGGGTGTAATCAGGAGAAATAAGCCTGCGATCAAAATTAAAGTAATTATTATATACGTACTTCTGTGCAGTTTGTGCCTGGCTGTTCCGGGAGTTTTCGGATTTGCCGGAAATCTTTTTAATCCCTACTGGTATCTTATCGCACAGGTTATTTATCTTATTCTAGGGATTATTCATGTAAATTTACTTCACAAATATTTCAAAAAGCATATAGAGTCTCTTTCTATGAGCATTTTGTTTGAATCTATACTTTCTTTGACATGTATTGCTCTGGGAGGATATCTTTTTACCCTCATCTTCAACTGGATGAGTAAAGGAACAGGATATGCTGTAATGGCGGCTACCAGTATGGCAATCTTTGTGGTTCCGATGGTATTTTATTACTGCTATATTCAGTTCATCAGCATTCCTTTTGATATTTACAAAACATGGAGGTATTCTCCGGAGCAGAAGCTGCCGGATTTTGAAGGAGCAGATTTTGACAGATTAATGGTATTGAATGTGGAATTAAGTAAAAAACTGGAAGATACCAACCGTTTCAGAATTAAAGCGAAAACACTTCCTACGGGAGTTACCTTCGGAGACTGGTTCTACAGGGTGGTGGATGATTATAACCATAAAAATCCGGGATCTATCATTCATCTTTCAGACGAAGGAAATGATCCTTACTATTGGATTTTTTACACTAAAAAATCGTTTTTCAGTTTCAGAAAATATATAGATTTCGACCACGACATTTCTACAAACAGCATTTCTGAAAATGAAGTGGTGATTTGTAAAAGGGTTATTCAGCATGAAGAGGAGGGAGTCGCAAAAAAATAA
- a CDS encoding sigma-70 family RNA polymerase sigma factor gives MRQLKITKQVTNRETASLDKYLQEIGKVELITADEEVELAQRIRAGDRAALEKLIKANLRFVVSVSKQYQNQGLSLPDLINEGNLGLMKAAKRYDETRGFKFISYAVWWIRQSILQALAEQSRIVRLPLNKIGSINKINKAYAHLEQENERPPSPEELAEVLDMSEEDIKESMKNSGRHLSMDAPLVEGEDSNLYDVLRSGESPSPDKDLMLESLQIEIERALNTLTPREADLVRLYFGLNGKHPMTLEEIGETFDLTRERVRQIKEKAIKRLKHNTRSKILKSYLGK, from the coding sequence ATGAGACAATTAAAAATCACTAAGCAGGTTACCAACAGGGAAACTGCTTCATTAGACAAGTATTTGCAGGAAATTGGTAAAGTGGAACTGATCACTGCGGACGAGGAAGTAGAATTGGCACAAAGAATACGTGCAGGTGACAGAGCCGCACTGGAGAAATTAATCAAGGCCAACCTTCGTTTCGTAGTTTCTGTATCTAAGCAATACCAAAATCAAGGTCTTTCTTTACCCGATTTGATTAATGAAGGTAATTTAGGACTAATGAAAGCAGCAAAAAGGTACGATGAAACTAGAGGTTTCAAATTTATCTCTTATGCAGTATGGTGGATCCGTCAATCAATCCTACAGGCATTGGCTGAACAGTCAAGAATTGTAAGACTGCCGTTGAACAAAATTGGTTCTATCAACAAAATCAATAAAGCATACGCTCACCTTGAGCAGGAAAATGAAAGACCACCTTCTCCGGAAGAATTGGCTGAAGTTCTTGACATGAGCGAGGAAGATATTAAAGAATCTATGAAAAACTCCGGAAGACACCTGTCTATGGATGCCCCTTTAGTAGAAGGTGAAGATTCTAATCTTTATGATGTATTACGTTCAGGAGAATCACCAAGTCCTGATAAAGATCTGATGCTGGAATCTCTGCAAATTGAGATTGAAAGAGCATTGAATACTTTGACTCCTAGAGAGGCTGATCTGGTAAGATTATACTTCGGACTGAACGGAAAACACCCAATGACTTTAGAAGAAATTGGTGAAACTTTCGATCTTACAAGAGAGAGAGTTCGTCAGATCAAAGAAAAAGCAATTAAGAGACTAAAACACAATACCAGAAGCAAGATCCTTAAATCTTACCTGGGTAAATAA
- a CDS encoding GNAT family N-acetyltransferase, with amino-acid sequence MHPMKYNTQWLSDKTRIKELVDFFITHKTDAYISHGEMMSGRAIDSHHWNPDLEVILTEQLITDFNSDGSSKLNILIAENENGEIVGMMVFNVINSPFKKYAILEDMLLDQSVRGQSLGSTLLEKAIHEAKNWNISFILLESGVNNHGAHNFFSRYGFKKVSESYILSL; translated from the coding sequence ATGCACCCCATGAAATATAACACCCAATGGCTTAGTGATAAAACCCGAATTAAAGAACTGGTAGACTTTTTTATTACCCATAAAACAGATGCTTATATCTCTCATGGTGAAATGATGTCTGGAAGAGCTATAGATTCACATCACTGGAATCCTGATCTTGAAGTGATTCTTACAGAACAGCTGATCACTGATTTTAATTCTGACGGCAGTTCCAAACTGAATATTTTGATTGCAGAAAATGAAAATGGAGAAATTGTTGGAATGATGGTTTTCAATGTCATCAACAGCCCTTTTAAAAAGTATGCAATTCTGGAGGATATGCTTCTGGATCAATCTGTGAGAGGACAGTCCCTTGGAAGCACTCTTTTAGAAAAAGCCATTCACGAAGCTAAAAACTGGAATATAAGCTTTATTTTACTGGAAAGTGGCGTCAACAACCATGGTGCCCACAACTTTTTCAGCAGGTATGGCTTTAAGAAGGTGTCAGAAAGCTATATTTTATCATTATAG
- a CDS encoding FAD-dependent monooxygenase — MNSISIIGAGIGGLTLGNVLREHHYDFTIYESAPEIKPVGAGIMMAVNAMQVFDRLGLKEKIENAGNKIHRIVISDESLRPISKTEILALENQYNSCNVAIHRAELQKILAENLNQDSIQLNHSLQKIRKEENYILDFENGNQIESTIVFGADGIKSPVRNQILQTGTIRNSGQKCWRGLVDFELPEKHHQEAFEIWGKGKRFGFVKISDKKVYWYACVNEKSFGKYGEIAEIFNDFNPLVLQLIEATDRDIICNTITDLAPIPQWYTENLCLIGDAAHATTPNMGQGACQAIEDAYIIGKLLETHQNFNTVFEKFQNIRRKKVDYIVNTSRSIGKFSQWEKGNSIRNFLMGLIPESVNQKMAKRIIELEM, encoded by the coding sequence ATGAACAGTATTTCAATCATCGGAGCCGGAATTGGGGGACTTACCCTCGGGAATGTACTGAGAGAACATCATTATGATTTTACCATCTACGAATCTGCTCCTGAAATAAAACCGGTAGGAGCCGGAATAATGATGGCCGTAAACGCAATGCAGGTTTTCGACCGTTTGGGGCTCAAAGAAAAGATTGAAAATGCGGGTAACAAAATTCACAGGATTGTTATCTCTGATGAATCTCTTCGGCCTATCTCAAAAACGGAAATCCTGGCGCTTGAAAATCAGTACAATTCCTGTAATGTTGCTATTCATCGTGCTGAGCTGCAGAAAATTTTAGCTGAAAATTTAAATCAGGATTCAATACAATTAAACCATTCACTACAAAAAATAAGAAAAGAAGAGAACTATATTTTAGATTTTGAGAATGGAAACCAGATAGAAAGCACTATAGTTTTTGGTGCAGACGGTATAAAATCGCCTGTCCGGAATCAGATCTTACAAACCGGAACCATACGGAATTCCGGGCAGAAATGCTGGCGTGGCCTGGTAGATTTTGAGCTCCCGGAAAAACACCATCAGGAAGCTTTTGAAATATGGGGAAAAGGAAAACGTTTCGGATTTGTAAAGATTTCAGATAAAAAAGTATACTGGTATGCCTGTGTAAATGAAAAAAGTTTTGGAAAATATGGGGAAATTGCTGAGATCTTTAACGATTTTAATCCTTTGGTTCTCCAACTTATTGAAGCCACAGACCGAGATATCATCTGCAATACCATTACAGACCTCGCTCCTATTCCTCAGTGGTATACTGAAAATCTCTGCCTGATTGGGGATGCTGCCCACGCTACCACTCCCAATATGGGACAAGGGGCCTGTCAGGCCATTGAAGATGCTTATATCATTGGAAAATTGCTGGAAACCCATCAGAATTTCAATACGGTTTTTGAAAAATTCCAAAATATCAGAAGGAAAAAAGTAGATTATATTGTGAATACAAGCCGAAGCATCGGAAAATTTTCTCAGTGGGAAAAGGGAAATTCGATCCGTAATTTTCTGATGGGATTGATTCCGGAAAGTGTAAATCAAAAAATGGCCAAAAGAATTATAGAGCTTGAAATGTAG
- a CDS encoding S9 family peptidase: MKKIFYGLLLLLGVHTIQAQEVPILDRALFFGNPEIAGGQLSPDGKWISFTKEYEGIMNIWVKKIDEPFEKARPLTNSKRPLNGYFWTEDGKNILYVKDNNGDENMNIFAVDPMAKVTSGVPESRNLTPLKEVTAQIYMASRKDPDLLMVGLNNRDKAWHDLYSLKISTGELKKIYENKDRITSYDFDWDEKLRVLSKTDDKGTTQFFYKEGDKLTPIYETLVTENAYISNWNEDNSKFYLVTNKGNLDKSTLFLMDPKTQQMTKVESDPKDQVDFGGLFLDRNTRKMIYTSYTGDKTEYYWKDKVWEANYKFLQSKFPGREVGFVSSTNDYSKFLVSVGGDRYASEAYFFDAKTKQLIFQYTPRAELKKVEKYLAAMTPISYKSSDGLEIPAYLTLPVGSAGKNVPVVVFVHGGPKGPRDYWGYNAAVQFLANRGYAVLQPNFRASGGYGKKFQNGGDLQWGKLMQDDITWGVKYLIEQGIADKNKVVIMGGSYGGYATLAGLAFTPDVYAAGVDIVGPSNLFTLLDSVPAYWESARAFLYGMVGDPGTEEGKKLMHDASPLFSVDKISKPLLIVQGANDPRVKQAEADQIVIALRDKGKKVNYILADDEGHGFRKPVNSMAMYAETEKFLSEVIGGRYQKEMPENVAKRLKEMTVDISKVKYTPAKSEKPAGNSK; this comes from the coding sequence ATGAAAAAAATCTTTTATGGTCTGCTCCTACTCTTAGGAGTTCATACAATACAGGCACAGGAAGTTCCGATACTGGACAGAGCCCTGTTCTTTGGTAACCCGGAAATTGCCGGAGGACAGCTGAGCCCGGACGGAAAGTGGATTTCTTTTACTAAAGAATATGAAGGAATTATGAATATTTGGGTAAAAAAAATTGATGAACCTTTTGAAAAGGCACGCCCATTAACTAACAGTAAACGACCGCTGAACGGCTATTTCTGGACAGAGGACGGAAAAAACATCCTCTATGTAAAAGATAATAATGGTGATGAAAACATGAATATTTTTGCAGTAGATCCCATGGCAAAAGTAACCAGCGGAGTTCCGGAATCCAGAAATCTGACGCCGCTCAAAGAGGTGACGGCCCAAATCTATATGGCCAGCAGAAAAGATCCGGATCTTCTGATGGTGGGCCTCAATAACCGTGACAAAGCCTGGCATGATCTGTATTCACTGAAAATTTCCACAGGAGAACTGAAAAAGATCTACGAAAATAAAGACCGTATCACCAGCTATGATTTTGACTGGGATGAAAAACTCAGGGTTCTTTCCAAAACAGACGATAAGGGGACTACCCAATTCTTTTACAAAGAAGGTGATAAACTTACTCCTATTTACGAAACGCTGGTAACAGAAAATGCTTATATCTCCAACTGGAATGAGGATAATTCCAAATTTTATCTGGTAACCAATAAAGGAAACCTTGACAAGTCTACCCTGTTCCTGATGGATCCGAAAACCCAACAGATGACCAAGGTGGAAAGTGATCCCAAAGATCAGGTAGATTTTGGAGGATTGTTTCTTGACAGAAATACAAGAAAAATGATCTACACTTCCTACACAGGAGATAAAACCGAATATTACTGGAAAGACAAAGTCTGGGAAGCTAATTATAAATTCCTGCAAAGTAAATTTCCGGGAAGAGAAGTGGGCTTTGTAAGTTCTACTAATGATTATTCTAAATTCCTGGTTTCTGTAGGAGGAGATCGATATGCCTCCGAAGCGTATTTCTTTGATGCGAAAACAAAACAGCTGATCTTCCAGTATACCCCAAGAGCAGAACTTAAAAAAGTAGAAAAATATCTTGCAGCTATGACGCCTATCAGCTACAAAAGCAGTGACGGGCTTGAAATTCCGGCTTATCTTACACTGCCTGTAGGGTCAGCAGGGAAAAATGTTCCTGTAGTTGTATTTGTACACGGAGGCCCTAAAGGCCCGAGAGATTATTGGGGCTATAACGCAGCAGTACAGTTTTTAGCGAACAGAGGATATGCAGTCTTACAGCCGAATTTCAGAGCAAGTGGCGGATATGGTAAAAAATTTCAGAATGGCGGAGATCTTCAGTGGGGAAAACTGATGCAGGACGATATCACATGGGGCGTAAAATATCTGATTGAGCAGGGAATTGCAGACAAAAATAAAGTAGTGATCATGGGAGGCAGTTATGGCGGATATGCAACCCTGGCAGGTCTCGCATTTACTCCTGATGTATATGCTGCCGGAGTAGATATTGTAGGACCGAGCAATCTGTTTACTTTACTGGACTCTGTGCCTGCTTACTGGGAATCTGCGCGTGCATTCCTCTATGGTATGGTAGGGGATCCGGGAACTGAAGAAGGGAAAAAGCTAATGCATGATGCAAGCCCGTTATTCAGTGTGGATAAAATCAGCAAACCTTTGCTGATTGTTCAGGGGGCCAATGACCCAAGAGTAAAACAGGCTGAGGCTGACCAGATTGTAATTGCTCTTCGCGATAAGGGTAAAAAGGTGAATTATATCCTCGCTGATGATGAGGGCCACGGATTCCGCAAACCTGTTAACAGTATGGCAATGTACGCTGAAACAGAGAAGTTCCTTTCTGAAGTAATCGGAGGAAGATATCAGAAAGAAATGCCGGAGAATGTAGCCAAACGTCTGAAGGAAATGACTGTTGATATTTCAAAAGTAAAGTATACACCGGCAAAAAGTGAAAAACCTGCAGGAAACTCCAAATAA
- a CDS encoding metal-dependent transcriptional regulator, protein MKTTLTEENYLKALFHLVDNEGKVTINELSKFLNVKMPSVNNMMKKFADKKWVIYETYKPLIITENGRREAALVVRKHRLTEMFLVKKMNFGWENVHEIAEQLEHVHSQIFFDKMDEILDHPKFDPHGEPIPDKDGNIISQDLQKLSNCEPGEDVTFASVTLSDDAFLTYLNDRKLLLNTKVKILKVESFDKSMIIEIEGKTEILSRKATEKILVKK, encoded by the coding sequence TTGAAAACAACCCTAACAGAAGAGAATTACCTGAAAGCTTTGTTTCATTTAGTTGACAATGAAGGTAAGGTTACTATTAATGAGCTCAGTAAATTTTTGAATGTAAAAATGCCGAGTGTCAATAATATGATGAAGAAATTCGCCGATAAAAAATGGGTCATCTACGAAACGTATAAACCACTGATCATTACAGAAAACGGAAGACGTGAAGCAGCGCTGGTGGTTCGGAAACACAGGCTCACCGAAATGTTTCTGGTAAAAAAAATGAATTTTGGCTGGGAAAATGTTCATGAGATTGCCGAACAGCTGGAACATGTACATTCTCAAATATTTTTTGATAAAATGGACGAGATCCTGGATCATCCTAAATTTGATCCTCACGGAGAGCCCATTCCCGATAAAGACGGGAATATCATCTCACAAGATCTACAAAAACTCAGCAACTGTGAGCCTGGTGAAGATGTAACATTTGCCTCTGTAACCCTTTCTGATGATGCTTTCCTGACTTATCTGAATGACAGAAAACTCCTTCTTAATACCAAAGTGAAAATCTTAAAAGTAGAAAGTTTTGATAAATCAATGATCATAGAAATTGAGGGTAAAACGGAAATTTTAAGCAGAAAAGCAACTGAAAAAATACTGGTTAAAAAATAA
- a CDS encoding aminotransferase class V-fold PLP-dependent enzyme — MNLKIIRQETPGCSDKIFLNSAGASLMPASVVETVIKFLYEEQELGGYAAAKRNSQQINQFYEEAAKLIRTKPSNIAFAGSSTDGYAKALSSIPFKEGDCIITTNDDYISNQIAFISLQKRYKIEIIRAANLPDHELDLEDFEHLIRKHSPRLIAVTHIPTNSGLIQNVEGVGKLCKQYDILYLVDACQSVGQMVVEAEKLNCDFLTATGRKFMRGPRGTGFLYVSDKVLSRNMYPLFLDSIGAQWTSFDDFQPNDTARRFELFERPYAALMGFTEALRYANTIGLDQIERYNSILTDTLRNTLQNNGFRVLDKGNRLSSIITFCQADGGVEKIRRILSENNVYFKENHKTDALIDFTFKNVDHAIRLSPHYFNTVEEIEVVSRLLENINH; from the coding sequence ATGAATTTAAAGATTATAAGACAGGAAACACCGGGATGTTCGGATAAGATATTTTTAAACAGCGCAGGAGCATCATTAATGCCTGCATCTGTTGTAGAGACCGTCATTAAGTTTTTATACGAAGAGCAGGAATTGGGAGGATATGCAGCGGCAAAAAGAAATTCACAGCAGATCAATCAGTTTTATGAAGAAGCAGCAAAATTGATTCGTACAAAGCCTTCCAATATTGCATTTGCAGGAAGTTCTACGGATGGCTATGCTAAAGCTTTGTCCAGCATTCCTTTTAAAGAAGGGGATTGCATCATTACCACCAATGATGATTACATTTCCAATCAGATTGCTTTTATTTCCTTACAGAAAAGGTATAAGATTGAAATCATCCGGGCTGCCAATCTTCCTGATCATGAGCTGGATCTTGAAGATTTTGAACATCTGATCAGAAAGCACAGTCCCAGGTTAATTGCTGTTACTCATATTCCTACCAATTCCGGTTTAATTCAGAATGTAGAAGGGGTAGGAAAGCTTTGTAAGCAGTATGATATCCTGTATCTTGTAGATGCCTGTCAGTCTGTAGGTCAGATGGTAGTAGAGGCTGAAAAACTCAATTGCGACTTTCTGACGGCTACCGGAAGAAAATTTATGCGCGGACCGAGAGGAACCGGATTTTTGTATGTTTCAGACAAAGTGTTGAGCCGGAACATGTATCCTTTATTTTTGGATAGTATTGGAGCCCAATGGACTTCTTTTGATGATTTCCAGCCTAATGATACAGCCAGGAGATTTGAACTTTTTGAAAGGCCTTATGCTGCTTTAATGGGTTTTACGGAAGCTTTACGATATGCCAACACGATAGGGCTGGATCAGATAGAACGTTATAACAGCATACTGACGGATACTTTAAGGAATACTCTACAGAATAATGGCTTCAGAGTTTTGGATAAAGGAAATAGACTGAGTAGTATTATCACTTTTTGTCAGGCAGATGGAGGGGTTGAAAAAATCCGTAGAATACTGAGTGAAAACAATGTGTATTTTAAAGAGAATCATAAAACAGATGCGCTTATTGATTTTACCTTTAAAAATGTGGATCACGCCATCAGGTTATCGCCTCATTATTTCAATACGGTGGAAGAAATTGAAGTTGTATCCCGGCTTTTAGAAAATATCAATCATTAA
- a CDS encoding type VI secretion system baseplate subunit TssG, with protein sequence MHYNKLQTDFKAEAVAVNLLKYHRAVSNIFIERVGVNDRAYLKDIKSISSSYLGFDEEVFTIESYREGIYDYLPEGLFHPPSLGASRKNVDSVVKEIRKQKRVEDDARKFFRPFELEVFFTEISALLKESEFDITSNTDSLLDTVSELWPMIKMLDKQSAYIFMHILPFFHQIRGDKRWFERCMTAFLQVPVKVTFSPNIIDEIEKNDDSMLLGNSRLGVTYIPSGPHMDGQRNWVVNIGPIPYEGMKKYIPGSPFRNVLQALYDYFLPVTVDVEENFVTEKEEYSFSLEDDERNASRLGYSTFL encoded by the coding sequence ATGCATTACAATAAGCTGCAGACAGACTTTAAGGCTGAAGCTGTGGCTGTGAACCTATTGAAGTACCACCGTGCGGTAAGCAATATCTTCATAGAACGTGTGGGCGTGAACGACCGTGCTTATCTTAAGGATATTAAAAGCATCTCAAGCAGTTACTTGGGATTCGATGAGGAAGTATTTACCATAGAGAGCTACAGAGAAGGCATTTATGACTATCTTCCGGAAGGACTTTTCCATCCGCCTTCTCTGGGAGCTTCCAGAAAGAATGTAGACAGTGTTGTAAAGGAGATCCGGAAACAGAAAAGGGTGGAAGATGATGCCCGCAAGTTTTTCCGTCCTTTTGAGCTTGAAGTATTTTTTACGGAGATCAGTGCTTTGCTTAAGGAATCAGAATTTGATATCACAAGCAATACAGACTCTTTGCTGGATACGGTAAGTGAGCTTTGGCCCATGATAAAAATGCTGGATAAGCAGAGTGCTTATATCTTTATGCATATTTTACCGTTCTTCCATCAGATCAGAGGCGATAAAAGATGGTTTGAAAGGTGTATGACGGCCTTTCTTCAGGTTCCGGTAAAAGTGACTTTTTCACCCAATATTATAGATGAGATTGAAAAAAATGATGATTCGATGCTGTTGGGAAATTCGAGATTAGGGGTCACCTATATTCCAAGTGGTCCACATATGGACGGACAGAGAAACTGGGTAGTAAATATCGGTCCCATTCCTTATGAAGGGATGAAAAAATATATTCCGGGAAGTCCTTTCAGAAATGTGCTTCAGGCACTTTATGATTATTTTCTTCCGGTAACCGTGGATGTGGAAGAGAATTTTGTCACAGAAAAGGAAGAATATTCATTCAGCCTCGAGGATGATGAAAGAAATGCCAGCCGCCTTGGATACTCTACTTTCCTCTAA